The following proteins come from a genomic window of Nitrospira sp.:
- the recO gene encoding DNA repair protein RecO has translation MSGDTDWCILVPQPRVGGERAVPLVKTTAIILRSRKWGDADRIVTVYSKSLGKIRGVARGARRQKSRFGAAIEPFSVCRLNLFEKTGDSLFRISQVDLVRSSQVLREDLRLMASAARMVNVVTAITPDGDPDPRLFDSLEQGLASLQESDDPTFTALLFQIRLLGLTGFRPQTDHCAACGKTHFVGEPQFSPIAGGLVCLPCAARQRVRCVAFSRGSLLFLQQAIRLAPTVLTRLRATGQVRNEVEEAIEGYITVVAGKRLPPVDFLSLASPG, from the coding sequence ATCTCCGGTGACACAGACTGGTGCATCCTTGTGCCTCAACCGAGAGTGGGAGGGGAGAGAGCAGTGCCTCTGGTAAAGACGACGGCGATCATTTTGCGGAGCCGTAAGTGGGGGGACGCCGATCGAATCGTCACGGTGTACTCCAAGAGTCTGGGTAAAATCAGAGGGGTCGCCCGTGGTGCCCGTCGTCAGAAAAGCCGCTTTGGGGCCGCGATCGAACCATTTAGCGTGTGTCGTCTGAATCTGTTTGAGAAAACAGGGGACTCCCTGTTTCGAATTTCGCAGGTCGATTTGGTACGATCTTCTCAAGTGTTGCGGGAAGACCTTCGTTTGATGGCATCGGCGGCGAGAATGGTGAATGTTGTCACCGCGATCACACCGGATGGAGATCCGGACCCGCGTTTGTTTGATAGCCTGGAGCAAGGCCTTGCCTCGCTTCAGGAAAGTGATGACCCGACCTTTACGGCGCTCCTGTTTCAGATCAGACTGCTTGGACTAACGGGGTTTCGCCCACAGACCGATCATTGCGCCGCCTGTGGGAAGACGCACTTCGTTGGAGAGCCTCAATTTTCTCCAATCGCCGGAGGTCTCGTGTGTCTGCCCTGCGCCGCACGTCAACGAGTTCGATGTGTCGCATTCTCACGAGGCAGCCTGTTGTTTCTCCAGCAAGCCATTCGGCTGGCGCCTACGGTACTCACACGGTTGCGAGCAACGGGGCAAGTGCGGAATGAGGTAGAGGAAGCGATTGAAGGGTACATCACGGTGGTTGCCGGAAAACGGCTGCCACCGGTTGACTTTCTGTCGCTCGCATCGCCAGGATGA
- a CDS encoding GTPase Era produces the protein MKFGTVAIIGRSNVGKSTLLNCLLGEKISIVSSKPQTTRTRIMGVVHVDGAQIAFLDTPGLHKPEHLLNRRMLRTAVETLEDADLLYMLMDATSLPGPGDLIAIKHMKEALAKRLRPVILVITKIDIVNKQKLLPTLERYGKLFAWTEVVPVSAQVADNIDRLLAVTVPYLPSAEGAYGDDVMTDQTMRTLAAEMIREKVLQETEEEVPYAVAVEIDEFVEEGKLAKIRASILVERDSQKGILIGKHGERLKLIGTQARLDMERLFGMKVFLELWVKVRKSWREDEQTLVELGY, from the coding sequence ATGAAGTTTGGAACAGTTGCGATCATCGGGCGGTCCAACGTCGGCAAGTCGACGCTACTCAATTGCCTGCTAGGTGAAAAAATCTCGATTGTGTCGAGTAAGCCCCAGACCACAAGGACCCGCATTATGGGTGTCGTGCATGTGGACGGAGCACAAATTGCCTTTCTCGATACGCCAGGGCTTCATAAACCAGAGCACTTGCTCAATCGTCGAATGCTGCGTACTGCCGTGGAAACCTTGGAAGATGCGGATCTCTTGTACATGCTGATGGATGCAACCAGTCTTCCGGGTCCCGGAGATCTGATCGCTATCAAGCATATGAAGGAGGCGTTGGCCAAACGGCTGCGTCCGGTTATCCTTGTCATCACGAAAATTGATATCGTCAACAAGCAGAAACTGCTCCCAACTCTCGAACGGTATGGCAAACTCTTCGCATGGACAGAGGTAGTGCCGGTTTCTGCTCAGGTCGCCGACAATATTGATCGGTTGCTGGCCGTGACGGTTCCCTATCTTCCGTCGGCAGAAGGAGCCTACGGCGACGATGTGATGACCGATCAGACCATGAGAACGCTGGCGGCTGAGATGATCCGTGAGAAGGTGCTGCAAGAGACGGAGGAGGAGGTGCCGTATGCGGTCGCAGTCGAGATCGATGAATTCGTCGAGGAGGGCAAGCTGGCGAAGATTCGAGCGTCGATTTTGGTGGAGCGAGACTCGCAGAAGGGCATCCTGATAGGCAAACACGGAGAGCGTTTGAAATTGATCGGCACACAGGCCAGGCTGGACATGGAACGGCTGTTCGGCATGAAAGTGTTTCTAGAGCTGTGGGTGAAGGTCAGAAAATCTTGGCGTGAGGACGAGCAGACCTTGGTGGAGTTGGGTTACTAG
- the mgtE gene encoding magnesium transporter, translating to MVIQSVQKLLRRGAITNLSKMLGRMHPADIAKVVTHLSSLKEKREIFELVRGEGKRGQALSELDGESIQQVLADLLHSDIAWLLKDLGPDDVAHILGFLPEERSKEILALMKTEDSSEVADILKYPKDTAGAIMTTEFFSLPEDATAQEAIRRLQQATDAEMVFYIYVTDKDDRLVGVLSLRQLITVPPTTPLKNIMAREVMSVAIDLDQEEVARQVASYNLLAIPVVERDGKLVGIITVDDVVDVIREEATEDMLKMAGAIEEDTGLKPSSFGSAKLRLPWLFTNLVGSLLSGAILWHFRYTIQEVVSIVSFIPVIAAMGGNVGLQSSTLIIRGLATGSVDLTHVWPIFFREAKIGLVMGMACGVTLTLVAWVLHQGFLGMVLGASLITAFLVSTSMATIMPILLKRVGVDPAVAAGPFVTTANDITGITIYLTLATLFLDYLR from the coding sequence ATTGTGATCCAGTCCGTACAAAAGTTGCTGCGACGCGGAGCCATCACAAACCTCTCCAAGATGTTGGGGCGTATGCACCCCGCCGACATTGCCAAAGTCGTGACCCATCTCTCCTCTCTGAAGGAAAAACGAGAGATCTTCGAACTGGTCCGCGGCGAAGGCAAACGTGGGCAAGCGCTCAGCGAGCTCGACGGCGAAAGCATCCAGCAAGTCCTCGCAGATCTGTTGCATTCTGACATTGCGTGGCTCTTGAAAGACCTTGGCCCCGACGACGTGGCGCACATTCTCGGATTTCTTCCTGAAGAGCGCAGCAAAGAGATTCTCGCCCTAATGAAGACCGAGGATTCGTCCGAGGTTGCCGACATCCTTAAATATCCAAAGGATACGGCTGGCGCGATCATGACCACAGAGTTCTTTTCCTTGCCGGAGGATGCCACGGCACAGGAAGCGATCCGTCGGTTACAACAAGCCACGGATGCGGAAATGGTGTTCTATATTTATGTGACGGACAAGGATGATCGGCTGGTTGGTGTTCTCTCGCTCCGACAGCTGATCACGGTCCCTCCGACGACGCCACTGAAAAATATCATGGCCCGAGAGGTGATGAGTGTGGCGATCGACTTGGATCAAGAAGAAGTCGCGCGCCAGGTGGCCAGCTATAACTTGTTGGCGATTCCGGTGGTGGAACGGGATGGCAAACTCGTGGGCATCATCACGGTGGATGATGTAGTCGATGTGATCCGAGAAGAAGCGACCGAAGACATGTTGAAAATGGCCGGGGCAATTGAGGAAGACACGGGCTTGAAGCCTTCGAGCTTCGGCTCGGCGAAACTCCGGTTGCCATGGCTCTTTACCAACCTAGTCGGCAGTCTCCTGTCCGGTGCGATCCTCTGGCATTTCCGTTATACGATCCAGGAGGTGGTGTCGATCGTGAGTTTTATCCCTGTGATTGCGGCGATGGGTGGGAATGTGGGGTTGCAGTCCTCAACGCTGATTATTCGAGGGTTGGCCACCGGCTCTGTGGACCTCACTCATGTATGGCCTATTTTTTTTCGTGAAGCGAAGATCGGCTTGGTCATGGGGATGGCCTGCGGTGTGACGCTGACACTGGTTGCTTGGGTTTTGCATCAAGGGTTTTTGGGCATGGTCCTCGGAGCTTCGCTGATCACTGCATTTTTGGTATCGACCAGCATGGCGACGATTATGCCAATTCTGCTCAAACGCGTGGGGGTCGATCCGGCCGTTGCTGCCGGTCCTTTTGTCACGACAGCAAACGACATCACCGGGATTACAATCTATCTGACCTTGGCCACTCTTTTCTTGGACTATCTCCGGTGA
- a CDS encoding phosphopyruvate hydratase encodes MSAIREIKGRQIIDSRGNPTIEAEVTLESGAKGRAAVPSGASTGEKEAIELRDGDKKRWMGKGVSKAVTNISKVIAQELLGQEAFDQAGIDRAMIALDGTKTKSKLGANAILGVSLAVAKASANETGQPLYRYLGGANARVLPVPLMNIINGGAHADNRLDLQEFMIMPIGASRFSEALRMATEVFHSLKALLKKKGLNTAVGDEGGFAPDLQSNEEALSLISQAIADAGYKVGRDIALALDCAASEFYDKGRYVLEAEKNPERSSDEMISYYGKLLDRYPILSIEDGLSELDWKGWKILTEKLGKRVQLVGDDIFVTNVDIFSKGIKEGIGNSILIKLNQIGTLTETLDAIELAKRSGYTAIISHRSGETEDTTIADVAVATNSGLIKTGSLSRTDRVAKYNQLLRIEEELGAVALYRGREAVQVRA; translated from the coding sequence GCGGCTGTGCCATCTGGTGCATCAACCGGGGAAAAAGAAGCAATCGAACTCCGAGACGGTGACAAGAAACGGTGGATGGGAAAGGGCGTCTCCAAGGCGGTCACGAATATCAGCAAGGTCATTGCCCAGGAATTGCTTGGCCAGGAAGCATTCGACCAGGCCGGTATCGACCGAGCCATGATTGCGTTGGATGGGACAAAAACCAAAAGTAAACTGGGAGCCAACGCGATCTTGGGTGTGTCGCTAGCCGTGGCAAAGGCGTCGGCGAATGAAACGGGCCAGCCGCTCTATCGTTATCTTGGGGGGGCGAATGCCCGTGTGCTTCCCGTACCGCTCATGAATATCATCAACGGCGGAGCCCATGCCGATAATCGCTTGGACCTCCAAGAGTTCATGATCATGCCGATAGGCGCAAGCCGATTCAGCGAAGCCCTCCGCATGGCGACAGAAGTGTTTCATTCGTTGAAGGCTCTCTTGAAGAAGAAGGGACTCAACACGGCCGTGGGGGATGAGGGTGGGTTCGCCCCGGATCTGCAATCGAACGAAGAAGCGCTGAGTCTGATCTCTCAGGCAATCGCGGACGCGGGTTATAAGGTTGGGCGAGATATCGCGTTGGCGTTGGACTGCGCGGCGAGCGAATTCTATGACAAGGGACGGTATGTGCTCGAAGCGGAAAAGAATCCGGAGCGTTCGTCGGATGAGATGATCAGCTACTACGGCAAGCTTCTGGATCGTTATCCGATCCTTTCCATCGAAGACGGGTTGAGCGAGCTGGATTGGAAGGGGTGGAAGATCCTCACCGAGAAGCTGGGCAAACGGGTGCAGCTTGTCGGGGACGACATCTTCGTCACGAACGTCGACATCTTTTCGAAGGGCATTAAGGAGGGCATCGGGAATTCGATTCTGATCAAGCTCAATCAGATCGGGACCTTGACGGAAACCTTGGATGCGATTGAACTTGCGAAGCGATCAGGCTATACAGCGATCATTTCACACCGGTCCGGTGAGACCGAAGATACCACGATTGCGGACGTGGCGGTTGCGACGAACAGCGGACTGATCAAGACGGGATCCTTATCCCGTACGGATCGTGTGGCGAAATATAACCAATTGCTCAGAATCGAAGAAGAGCTGGGAGCCGTGGCGCTCTATCGTGGTCGAGAGGCCGTGCAGGTCAGGGCCTAG
- a CDS encoding septum formation initiator family protein, with protein MIIKQNRGRQWLEWRQRVLIAMQVLGAGGCVWLFVALFSGDMGLTRYLSMRDHAWNLEQELSTLRRESATLQHDITRLQHDPAKIEQLAREQLGYVRKGETVYQLVPDPDKKLELLSKP; from the coding sequence ATGATTATCAAACAGAATCGTGGACGGCAATGGCTGGAATGGCGGCAGCGCGTCCTGATCGCCATGCAGGTGCTCGGCGCGGGTGGCTGTGTATGGCTATTCGTGGCGTTGTTTTCCGGAGACATGGGCCTCACTCGGTATCTCTCCATGCGCGATCATGCATGGAATCTGGAACAGGAGCTTTCGACCTTACGCCGAGAAAGTGCCACATTGCAGCACGATATTACTCGTCTCCAGCATGACCCCGCTAAAATTGAGCAGTTGGCTCGAGAACAGTTGGGGTATGTGCGTAAGGGAGAGACGGTCTATCAGTTGGTGCCAGACCCTGACAAGAAATTGGAGTTGTTGTCAAAACCATGA